From Juglans regia cultivar Chandler chromosome 6, Walnut 2.0, whole genome shotgun sequence, the proteins below share one genomic window:
- the LOC108981567 gene encoding protein FAR1-RELATED SEQUENCE 5-like has protein sequence MPKPAEIKIGCKAIMGIKKDGEKWIVNKFVVGHNHILLTPRSTSFLRGHRGVSKVQKKLILTLYESGVPTRKIMSVLSKDSGGDFNVGCIGKDVENYLGSQRRKIFEEGDAQRLYSYFLDRQNKEPGFVFSMQVDNDGCMGSCFWTDARSRAAYQYFGDVVTFDATYLTNIYKMPFVPFSGVNHHHQTIMFGCALLVNEMAESYIWLLRTWQQAMLRRAPSTIITDDDKAMAKAIVEVLPNTTHRLCLWHILQKFPEHLTYVYNKFPDFQKDFRHCIHETITTDEFEQEWNLIVVKYDLGENTSLQNLYSRRDKWVPAYLRSTFCAGMSTTQRSESMNKFFKDYVRSSTMVSDFVHQYEKAIDARYFKEKEKDVRRKSTRAIMKTPFKIEEEAALVYTRKSFIIFQDELFNSLRYQARRLSLTGEAKTYGVTVHGILCRHILCVFGKKAKLNRLPEHYVLDRWTINAKSQPIPHIPCCDAQVSVEVDEPTMRRSKSMIQLYDIVELASQSAEKHNHFTLALEKVHKEMLVMDEHVECSRAVPANDDQIDTNVKLTLYLMQQDAETKGFESYEEQLRKVFESYEGSYAMVFDIALLIFPLVTNRDTLFVIMAALHCHLSLLSWQHFIDIWWYFILFKDIWWHFIFM, from the exons ATGCCTAAACCTGCTGAGATAAAGATTGGATGTAAAGCAATAATGGGaataaagaaagatggtgaaaagTGGATAGTCAACAAGTTTGTGGTTGGACATAATCATATTTTGCTTACACCGAGAAGTACTAGTTTCCTTCGTGGACATAGGGGAGTTAGTAAAGTACAAAAGAAACTTATTTTGACCTTGTATGAGTCTGGTGTACCGACAAGGAAGATAATGTCGGTATTGAGTAAAGATTCAGGTGGTGACTTTAATGTCGGTTGTATTGGGAAGGATGTAGAAAATTACTTGGGAAGccaaaggagaaaaatatttgaagaggGTGATGCACAAAGGCTATATTCCTACTTTCTTGATCGACAAAACAAAGAACCTGGGTTTGTGTTCTCCATGCAAGTTGATAACGATGGGTGTATGGGAAGTTGTTTTTGGACTGATGCGAGATCAAGAGCTGCATACcaatattttggggatgttgttACATTTGATGCCACTTACTTGaccaatatttataagatgcCATTTGTGCCATTTTCTGgagttaatcatcatcatcagactATAATGTTTGGGTGTGCCTTATTAGTTAATGAAATGGCGGAatcatatatatggttattAAGAACATGGCAACAGGCAATGCTTAGGCGTGCCCCTTCAACTATAATTACAGATGATGACAAGGCAATGGCTAAGGCAATTGTTGAGGTACTCCCGAATACAACTCATAGGTTGTGTTTGTGgcacattttacaaaagtttcCAGAACACTTAACCTATGTATACAACAAATTTCCAGACTTTCAAAAAGATTTTCGTCATTGCATCCATGAAACAATTACTACTGATGAGTTCGAGCAAGAATGGAATTTGATTGTGGTGAAGTATGACCTAGGAGAAAATACTTCGTTGCAAAATCTTTACAGCCGACGGGATAAGTGGGTACCCGCCTACTTGCGTTCAACATTCTGTGCCGGTATGTCAACAACTCAGAGGAGTGAAAGCatgaacaaatttttcaaagattatgtTCGTTCAAGCACTATGGTTAGTGACTTTGTGCATCAATATGAAAAAGCTATAGATGCACGTtactttaaagagaaagagaaggatgtCCGGAGAAAATCTACCCGAGCGATAATGAAGACACCTTTTAAAATTGAAGAGGAGGCAGCATTGGTttatacaagaaaatctttcatcATCTTCCAAGATGAGTTGTTTAATAGTCTACGGTACCAAGCAAGAAGATTGTCTCTGACTGGTGAGGCGAAGACATATGGAGTGACAGTTCATG GGATTCTTTGTAGGCATATCTTGTGTGTTTTTGGCAAGAAAGCGAAGTTAAATAGATTGCCAGAGCATTATGTTCTAGACAGATGGACTATTAATGCTAAGAGTCAACCCATTCCCCACATTCCGTGTTGTGATGCACAAGTGAGCGTGGAAGTAGATGAGCCTACGATGAGAAGAAGCAAGTCAATGATACAACTTTATGACATTGTAGAACTTGCATCCCAATCAGCAGAAAAACACAATCATTTCACACTTGCATTGGAGAAGGTTCACAAAGAGATGCTTGTAATGGACGAGCATGTAGAATGTTCACGAGCAGTGCCGGCAAATGATGATCAAATA GACACAAATGTCAAACTTACTCTTTATTTGATGCAGCAGGATGCGGAAACTAAAGGTTTTGAGTCATACGAGGAGCAGCTGAGGAAGGTATTCGAGTCATATGAAGGAAGCTATGCCATGGTGTTTGATATAGCTCTATTGATTTTTCCCTTGGTGACAAATAGAGACACATTATTTGTTATCATGGCAGCACTTCACTGCCATTTATCTTTGTTATCATGGCAGCACTTCATTGATATTTGGTGGTACTTTATATtgtttaaagatatttggtggCACTTCATTTTCATGTGA